Proteins found in one Rhodothermus sp. genomic segment:
- a CDS encoding multifunctional oxoglutarate decarboxylase/oxoglutarate dehydrogenase thiamine pyrophosphate-binding subunit/dihydrolipoyllysine-residue succinyltransferase subunit: protein MSTLGFNTGYVEALYRQYLENPESVSESWREFFADYKPGESFVAARTVPPAREAAAPTAARPGGDGAAPEEAVVELPPEEVEEHPLRGPAARIVENMEASLKVPTATSVRTVSVRLLAENRALINDYQRHVGGEKVSFTHLIAWAIVQALKAFPNMHSTFRRDNGTPIHVQPKAINLGIAIDLERRGKRMLMVPNIKHAERMNFAQFLGAYNDIVARAREGRLDVSDFQGTTATITNPGMIGTVMSVPRLMAGQGVIVGVGAIGYPPEYAALPAEMLSRLGLSQVMTITSTYDHRVIQGAESGAFLAYIDELLQGQHEFYERVFADLGIPYQPYRLAKDTTPLLGGLQDGEELTMIQKQAAVLQLIRAYRVRGHLQADINPLGYEWKYHPELDPATYGLTIWDLDRQFVTGGLGGKDIAPLREILDILRQTYTRKVGIEYMHISDPTERRWLQERIEPVRAAEPISPEMRRRILQKLNAAEAFERFLHTKYIGHKRFSLEGAESLIPILDAILSDAADQEVDEVVIGMAHRGRLNVLANILGKPYEVIFSEFEGNIDPNTTQGSGDVKYHLGAKGVHRSPSGNEVKITLASNPSHLEAVDPVVEGMVRAKQDQLQRQRADAPGGDYYDAVIPILIHGDAAFAGQGVVAETLNLSQLRGYKTGGTIHIVVNNQIGFTTAPADARSSTYATDIARMIQAPIFHVNGDDPEACVRVARLALDYRQVFNKDVVIDLVCYRVHGHNEADEPMYTQPLLYKKIAQKRSVRKLYTEMLLRRGDMKPEEAEQMLDDYQARLQEAFERTQNLKERDPREVIEQLRKKAEEDGPLPVVETAARQEDLEAVVRALVNLPADLRVHPKLERQFKRREALFFKEKKIDWAFAEALAFGTLLLEGTPVRLSGQDSRRGTFSQRHAVLYDQESGEEYIPLNHIREGQAELLIYDSLLSEYAVCGFEYGYSVASPETLVLWEAQFGDFANGAQIVFDQFVSAAEEKWGQQSGLVCLLPHGYEGQGPEHSSARLERFLQLCAQQNMIVGNLTTPANYFHILRRQARMPIKKPLILMTPKSLLRHPLAVSTPEELWAGHFHEIYPAETDPAETRRLIFCSGKIYYDLLAVLLKNETLRRQIGLVRVEQFYPFPKAAIQAELERYRNVTDVVWVQEEPANMGAWFYMQPRLNEILEALHGDCNRRVRYVGRPASASPATGSAKVHQVEQEEVVQTALAL from the coding sequence GTGAGCACCCTGGGCTTTAATACGGGATACGTCGAAGCGCTCTACCGGCAATACCTGGAAAATCCGGAAAGTGTCAGTGAGAGCTGGCGGGAATTTTTTGCCGATTACAAGCCAGGTGAGTCGTTTGTCGCGGCACGGACGGTGCCCCCTGCCAGGGAGGCGGCTGCTCCGACTGCGGCACGTCCTGGTGGTGATGGCGCTGCGCCGGAGGAAGCCGTCGTAGAGCTGCCGCCCGAAGAGGTGGAGGAACATCCGCTGCGCGGGCCGGCTGCTCGGATTGTTGAAAATATGGAGGCCAGCTTAAAAGTCCCGACGGCCACGTCGGTACGAACCGTTTCGGTGCGACTGCTGGCCGAGAATCGGGCGCTTATTAACGACTATCAGCGGCACGTTGGTGGGGAAAAGGTATCATTCACGCATCTGATTGCCTGGGCCATTGTGCAGGCGCTCAAGGCTTTTCCGAACATGCACTCCACGTTCCGGCGGGACAACGGCACGCCGATTCATGTACAGCCCAAGGCAATCAATCTGGGCATTGCCATCGATCTGGAACGGCGCGGCAAACGCATGTTGATGGTGCCCAATATCAAGCATGCCGAGCGCATGAACTTTGCCCAGTTCCTGGGTGCCTACAACGATATTGTCGCGCGTGCACGGGAGGGGCGGCTCGACGTGTCGGACTTTCAGGGGACCACGGCCACCATCACCAACCCCGGTATGATCGGGACGGTGATGAGCGTGCCCCGTCTGATGGCAGGCCAGGGCGTAATCGTGGGCGTGGGTGCAATCGGCTATCCGCCCGAGTATGCAGCGTTGCCCGCAGAGATGCTCAGCCGCCTGGGACTTTCCCAGGTGATGACCATTACGTCCACGTACGACCATCGGGTCATTCAGGGCGCCGAGAGTGGCGCTTTCCTGGCCTACATTGATGAGCTACTGCAGGGGCAGCATGAGTTCTATGAGCGGGTTTTCGCCGATCTGGGCATTCCCTACCAGCCTTATCGGCTGGCGAAAGACACAACGCCATTGTTGGGAGGGCTCCAGGACGGCGAAGAGCTGACGATGATCCAGAAGCAGGCGGCCGTACTGCAGCTCATCCGGGCCTATCGGGTGCGGGGCCACCTGCAGGCTGATATCAATCCGCTGGGCTACGAATGGAAGTATCATCCGGAGCTGGATCCGGCTACCTATGGGCTGACGATCTGGGATCTGGATCGCCAGTTTGTCACCGGCGGTCTGGGGGGGAAGGACATTGCGCCGCTGCGTGAAATCCTGGATATCCTGCGCCAGACCTACACGCGCAAGGTAGGCATTGAGTACATGCACATCTCGGATCCGACCGAGCGACGCTGGCTGCAGGAGCGGATCGAACCGGTGCGAGCCGCCGAACCGATTTCGCCCGAAATGCGGCGGCGTATTCTGCAGAAGCTCAACGCAGCCGAGGCGTTTGAACGCTTTCTGCACACCAAATACATCGGGCACAAGCGCTTTTCGCTGGAGGGAGCGGAGTCGCTTATTCCCATTCTGGATGCGATTCTGTCCGATGCGGCCGATCAGGAAGTCGACGAGGTGGTTATCGGCATGGCCCACCGGGGCCGACTGAACGTGCTGGCCAACATTCTGGGGAAACCCTACGAGGTGATCTTCTCCGAGTTTGAAGGCAACATCGACCCGAACACGACGCAGGGATCGGGTGATGTGAAGTATCACCTGGGGGCCAAGGGGGTGCATCGTTCGCCCAGTGGAAACGAGGTCAAAATTACGCTGGCGTCTAATCCAAGTCACCTGGAGGCGGTCGATCCAGTCGTGGAGGGCATGGTGCGGGCCAAACAGGATCAGCTTCAGCGGCAACGGGCAGATGCACCGGGTGGAGACTACTACGATGCAGTCATCCCCATCTTGATTCATGGCGATGCCGCCTTTGCCGGACAGGGCGTGGTGGCCGAGACGCTCAACCTGAGTCAGCTTCGAGGCTACAAGACCGGTGGCACAATCCATATTGTCGTCAACAACCAGATCGGCTTTACAACAGCGCCAGCGGATGCACGTAGCTCCACCTATGCCACCGACATCGCCCGAATGATCCAGGCGCCGATCTTCCACGTCAACGGAGATGACCCGGAAGCCTGTGTCCGTGTGGCACGCCTGGCGCTCGACTATCGGCAGGTGTTCAATAAGGACGTCGTGATCGACCTGGTCTGCTACCGCGTCCACGGCCATAACGAGGCCGATGAGCCCATGTACACCCAACCGCTGCTTTATAAAAAGATTGCGCAGAAGCGTTCGGTGCGCAAGCTCTACACCGAAATGCTGCTGCGCCGGGGCGACATGAAGCCCGAAGAAGCCGAACAGATGCTTGATGACTACCAGGCGCGGTTGCAGGAGGCATTTGAGCGTACCCAAAATCTGAAGGAGCGTGACCCTCGCGAAGTAATCGAGCAGCTCCGAAAGAAGGCAGAAGAAGATGGCCCCTTGCCCGTCGTGGAGACAGCTGCCCGGCAGGAAGATCTGGAAGCGGTCGTACGCGCGCTGGTCAATCTGCCTGCAGATTTGCGGGTGCACCCGAAGCTGGAACGGCAATTCAAGCGGCGCGAAGCGCTCTTCTTCAAAGAGAAAAAGATTGACTGGGCATTTGCCGAAGCGCTGGCTTTTGGAACGCTGTTGCTGGAAGGGACTCCCGTGCGCCTGAGCGGCCAGGATTCCCGACGGGGCACCTTCAGTCAGCGACACGCTGTACTTTACGATCAGGAAAGCGGCGAGGAATATATCCCGCTCAACCACATTCGCGAAGGGCAGGCAGAGTTGCTGATTTATGACAGCCTGCTTTCAGAGTATGCCGTGTGTGGCTTTGAGTACGGCTACTCGGTAGCCTCACCCGAGACGCTTGTGCTCTGGGAGGCGCAATTTGGCGATTTCGCCAATGGGGCCCAGATCGTCTTTGACCAGTTCGTCTCGGCGGCCGAAGAAAAATGGGGCCAGCAGTCCGGTCTGGTCTGTCTGTTACCGCACGGTTATGAGGGACAGGGACCCGAACATTCATCAGCCCGTCTGGAGCGGTTCCTGCAGCTGTGCGCTCAGCAAAACATGATTGTCGGCAACCTGACAACGCCGGCCAACTACTTCCACATACTGCGGCGGCAGGCGCGGATGCCTATTAAAAAGCCGCTTATTTTGATGACGCCCAAGAGTCTGTTACGCCATCCGCTGGCGGTATCGACTCCGGAAGAGTTGTGGGCCGGACACTTCCACGAAATTTATCCAGCCGAGACCGATCCGGCCGAGACGCGCCGGCTCATCTTCTGCAGCGGTAAGATCTACTACGATCTGCTGGCCGTGCTGTTGAAGAACGAGACGCTCCGGCGGCAGATCGGACTGGTGCGCGTTGAGCAGTTCTATCCGTTTCCCAAAGCAGCCATTCAGGCCGAGCTGGAACGCTATCGTAACGTGACCGACGTGGTCTGGGTGCAGGAAGAGCCGGCCAACATGGGCGCCTGGTTCTACATGCAACCGCGGCTCAACGAAATACTTGAGGCGCTGCACGGGGATTGCAATCGGCGGGTACGCTATGTGGGACGCCCGGCCAGTGCCAGTCCGGCTACCGGTAGTGCCAAAGTCCATCAGGTAGAGCAAGAGGAAGTGGTACAGACGGCGCTGGCTCTGTAA
- a CDS encoding GWxTD domain-containing protein, which yields MNLRAWRKGSCLLVGVLMLAVTSYAQTEVPFYVEVINVPAAAPPGQTRVDLYVAVPFQTLQFLQADQGFRATYSLLVEIYRLEGAAQRQFVRRASWQQRVAVADFGGTRRRGAEDLSMHTFYLAPGRYVFTVQLEDQATRRLITRTLEVRVRSFDTPIAVGDLLLVARYDSTHHTITPLVGTTVSAERSMLQVFYEIAVRRPQRVQLVHELVRPEKRGGWPLVGPLLGIGRGEAYRTVYQHAVWRTLTAGSLVQMHTIPLREGLEAGPYVLRVRVLDADGKQLAVVEKPFTAVWSELLVHVRDLDEAIEQLRYIAKQKDIAYIKAGRTPEERWQRFLAFWRKRDPTPGTPRNEQMEAFYYRVALANRKFSGRKPGWQTDRGHIIVLFGEPDFIERRQGSQPFEIWYYHRLGRRFIFVDRTGRGDYELLEPIWENPSRIR from the coding sequence ATGAACTTGAGGGCCTGGCGGAAGGGCAGTTGTTTGTTGGTCGGCGTACTGATGCTGGCCGTTACGTCGTATGCGCAGACAGAGGTGCCCTTCTATGTGGAGGTGATTAATGTGCCGGCTGCAGCGCCGCCAGGTCAGACACGGGTGGATCTGTATGTAGCGGTGCCTTTTCAGACGCTGCAGTTTTTACAGGCAGATCAGGGGTTTCGGGCGACGTACAGCTTGCTGGTTGAAATCTATCGCTTAGAAGGTGCCGCACAGCGGCAGTTTGTTCGACGCGCGAGTTGGCAGCAGCGAGTAGCTGTGGCAGATTTTGGGGGGACGCGTCGTCGCGGGGCCGAAGATCTTTCGATGCATACGTTCTACTTGGCGCCAGGACGTTATGTATTTACGGTGCAGCTTGAAGATCAGGCTACGCGGCGTTTGATAACGCGGACGTTGGAAGTACGGGTACGCAGTTTCGATACACCGATTGCAGTGGGTGATCTGCTCCTGGTAGCCCGTTACGATTCGACGCACCATACGATAACGCCGCTTGTGGGGACGACCGTATCGGCAGAGCGTTCGATGTTGCAGGTGTTCTACGAGATCGCGGTCCGTCGGCCGCAGCGGGTGCAACTGGTGCATGAACTGGTGCGTCCCGAAAAACGTGGGGGCTGGCCCCTGGTAGGTCCATTACTGGGTATTGGACGCGGGGAGGCGTACCGGACGGTTTATCAGCATGCAGTCTGGAGAACGCTAACAGCCGGTAGCCTTGTACAGATGCATACCATTCCGCTACGTGAAGGCCTGGAAGCCGGTCCCTATGTGCTGCGGGTGCGTGTGCTGGATGCTGATGGAAAGCAGCTGGCCGTGGTCGAAAAGCCGTTTACCGCGGTTTGGAGCGAGTTGCTGGTGCACGTGCGGGATCTGGACGAAGCCATTGAGCAGCTCCGCTATATTGCCAAACAGAAGGATATTGCCTACATCAAAGCGGGGAGGACGCCGGAAGAACGCTGGCAACGGTTTCTGGCTTTCTGGAGAAAACGAGATCCCACGCCCGGAACGCCGCGCAATGAGCAAATGGAAGCGTTTTACTATCGCGTAGCGCTGGCCAATCGAAAATTCAGCGGGCGTAAGCCTGGCTGGCAGACCGACCGGGGACATATCATTGTACTGTTTGGTGAGCCAGACTTTATCGAACGTCGTCAGGGATCGCAGCCTTTCGAAATCTGGTACTACCACCGACTGGGGCGTCGCTTCATCTTCGTCGATCGGACCGGCCGGGGTGACTACGAACTGTTGGAGCCCATCTGGGAAAATCCTTCTCGGATTCGCTGA
- the ftsY gene encoding signal recognition particle-docking protein FtsY yields MGFWDRFRKKEQERLEEGLEKTRMSLLGRLDRLIRGKDQVDDEVLDQLEELLITSDVGVKTTLEIIQRVEARVARDKYVSTKELNAIIRDEMAQLLLDHAPDRTVDFEAPLPHKPYVIMVVGVNGVGKTTTIGKLAYRYREAGKSVLLGAADTFRAAAIEQLEIWAKRAGVPLIKQHPGADPAAVAFDTLAAAKSRGVDVVIIDTAGRLHTKGGLMEELAKIRRVMGRQVEAAPHEVLLVLDASTGQNAIRQAEEFTRSVEVTGLVLTKLDGTAKGGIVIGISHEFQIPVKYIGVGEKIDDLQVFDRRAFIEALFGQALV; encoded by the coding sequence ATGGGTTTCTGGGATCGCTTTCGTAAGAAAGAACAGGAACGACTGGAAGAAGGATTGGAAAAGACGCGTATGAGCCTGCTGGGCAGGCTGGATCGCCTGATTCGCGGAAAGGATCAGGTGGACGATGAGGTGCTGGACCAGCTTGAAGAGTTGTTGATTACCAGCGACGTAGGGGTCAAAACGACGTTAGAGATTATCCAGCGGGTTGAGGCGCGTGTGGCACGTGACAAATATGTCTCTACCAAGGAGCTGAATGCCATTATTCGCGATGAAATGGCCCAGCTCTTACTGGATCATGCGCCGGATCGTACGGTCGACTTCGAGGCACCGCTGCCCCATAAGCCCTATGTGATTATGGTGGTGGGGGTCAATGGCGTGGGCAAGACTACCACCATTGGTAAGCTGGCCTATCGCTATCGCGAAGCGGGCAAAAGTGTGTTGCTGGGGGCCGCCGATACGTTCCGGGCAGCGGCCATCGAACAGCTTGAAATCTGGGCCAAGCGGGCTGGCGTGCCGCTCATCAAACAACATCCGGGCGCTGATCCGGCAGCCGTAGCGTTCGACACACTGGCCGCCGCCAAAAGCCGGGGCGTGGATGTTGTCATCATTGATACGGCCGGACGCCTGCATACCAAAGGCGGTCTGATGGAAGAACTGGCCAAAATCCGTCGTGTGATGGGGCGTCAGGTGGAAGCGGCGCCGCACGAGGTGTTGCTTGTGCTGGATGCGTCAACAGGTCAGAATGCTATCCGTCAGGCCGAGGAGTTTACCAGAAGCGTCGAAGTTACCGGACTGGTGTTGACAAAGCTTGATGGCACAGCTAAAGGGGGCATTGTAATTGGCATTTCGCATGAATTTCAGATTCCTGTCAAATACATTGGCGTAGGTGAAAAAATTGACGATTTGCAAGTTTTCGACCGACGTGCCTTTATTGAAGCCCTGTTCGGGCAGGCGCTGGTCTGA
- a CDS encoding CDP-alcohol phosphatidyltransferase family protein encodes MPAQDTTEMKGRLLPLGRFWTIPNTLSLLRLVLAFPLAYLVLTHGPLRWVLALALLAIVTDWFDGRVARWSHTVSDWGKVLDPLADKVTAGLVSMALVMRGDLPLWFFVFVVLRDALIVLGGALLAHRTRRVYMSLWSGKVAVTVLALTILAALLEADPPVFRVLLWGSIVLLSYSFLRYVVRFVRAWYGQPELKRSVFSDPAVTSST; translated from the coding sequence ATGCCCGCGCAGGATACCACAGAGATGAAGGGACGGCTATTGCCGCTGGGGCGCTTCTGGACCATTCCCAATACATTGAGTCTGCTGCGGCTGGTGCTGGCTTTTCCGCTGGCGTATCTGGTGTTGACGCACGGGCCGTTACGATGGGTGTTGGCTCTGGCCCTACTGGCTATCGTGACAGACTGGTTTGATGGACGGGTGGCTCGCTGGTCGCATACGGTTTCGGACTGGGGGAAGGTGCTTGATCCCCTGGCAGACAAAGTAACGGCAGGGCTGGTATCGATGGCGCTGGTAATGCGGGGTGATCTACCGCTCTGGTTTTTCGTGTTTGTCGTGTTGCGGGATGCCCTGATCGTACTGGGGGGAGCCTTGCTGGCACATCGCACGCGTCGGGTGTATATGAGCCTCTGGTCAGGCAAGGTAGCTGTAACGGTACTGGCGCTGACCATTCTGGCTGCCTTGCTGGAGGCCGATCCGCCGGTATTTCGAGTGCTGCTCTGGGGTTCAATTGTGCTCCTGAGCTATTCATTTCTGCGCTACGTGGTACGTTTCGTGCGGGCCTGGTACGGACAACCTGAGCTCAAACGGTCGGTGTTTTCAGATCCGGCGGTTACATCTTCAACCTGA
- a CDS encoding haloacid dehalogenase type II produces MQTLKALVFDAFGTLFDVQSVEKVCEAIFPGYGAELSRRWRQKQLEYTWLRSLMGRYADFEQVTDEALRYAAASLSLSLTPENHGRLLQAYRTLRPFPEVPDVLHQLVKRYTLVVLSNGTAMQLQALLEQHALDRYLVQVFSADAVRVFKPHPHVYALVEVALKLPRTAIGFVSANGWDVAGAAAYGYWTFQVNRQGVPEEMLGVPVAAAGRTLYDLLAALQT; encoded by the coding sequence ATGCAGACCCTGAAGGCACTGGTGTTCGATGCATTCGGGACGCTTTTCGATGTGCAGTCGGTCGAAAAAGTTTGTGAAGCCATTTTTCCAGGCTATGGGGCCGAGCTCAGCCGGCGCTGGCGCCAGAAGCAGCTCGAATATACCTGGCTACGGAGCCTGATGGGTCGGTATGCCGACTTTGAGCAGGTGACCGACGAGGCCCTGCGTTATGCCGCCGCATCGTTGAGTCTGAGCCTGACACCGGAAAATCACGGCCGGTTGCTGCAGGCATATCGCACGTTGCGGCCGTTTCCAGAAGTGCCTGATGTACTTCACCAGCTTGTCAAGAGGTACACGCTGGTTGTTCTCTCAAATGGCACGGCTATGCAGCTACAGGCTTTGCTTGAACAGCATGCACTGGATCGCTATCTGGTTCAGGTGTTTAGTGCCGATGCGGTACGCGTTTTCAAGCCACATCCCCATGTCTATGCGCTGGTCGAAGTTGCGTTGAAGCTGCCCCGTACGGCCATTGGTTTTGTTTCGGCCAATGGCTGGGATGTAGCCGGAGCAGCTGCCTATGGGTACTGGACATTTCAGGTCAATCGTCAGGGCGTGCCTGAAGAGATGCTGGGCGTTCCAGTGGCGGCGGCAGGACGTACGCTATACGATCTGCTCGCTGCGCTTCAAACCTAA
- a CDS encoding putative sugar nucleotidyl transferase, translating into MSWKLCVFEDHETIHLAPLVHTRPVYDLRLGLPTLLERAIWALQPPAVCLHARATIAPVAVRLYRLPVNPAQIDGGVLLWNGRALAEPGEVLTRIRRAATDREPARRFMQDGVMVAAWLPEGHACPLPGALLAPDYLDELPEERVEGVPLVGRLWHLIDWMEQAFATDRATWERPEATDGQAVVQPGAVLVAREQIHLASGATIRAGAILNASEGPIYIGPGAVVSEGAVLVGPVAVGERAEVRVGARLRNCVVGPWVKLGGEVHTSIVHSYSNKAHDGFLGHAYIGRWCNLGAGTTCSNLRNDYGPVTLYNEALGTFEPTGRQFLGLFMGDHTKTSIGTTFNTGTVVGVSCNLYGPGFHARYVSSFSWGSPAGGYVPFRLEKALQVAEAVMARRQHMLDDAERAVLTALFEQVHAPSSE; encoded by the coding sequence ATGTCCTGGAAGCTCTGTGTTTTTGAAGATCATGAAACCATCCATTTAGCGCCGCTGGTGCATACGCGGCCCGTTTACGATTTGCGGTTGGGGCTGCCCACCCTGCTGGAACGGGCGATATGGGCGTTGCAGCCGCCGGCTGTCTGTCTGCATGCCCGAGCCACTATAGCGCCTGTGGCTGTGCGGCTTTATCGTCTGCCAGTGAATCCGGCGCAGATAGACGGGGGGGTATTGCTGTGGAACGGTCGAGCGTTGGCCGAGCCCGGCGAGGTGCTGACGCGCATTCGCCGGGCGGCAACCGACCGCGAACCAGCCCGCCGCTTCATGCAAGACGGCGTGATGGTAGCCGCCTGGCTCCCGGAAGGGCATGCGTGTCCCTTGCCCGGGGCGTTGCTGGCGCCCGATTACTTGGACGAGCTGCCCGAAGAAAGGGTAGAGGGAGTGCCTCTCGTTGGGCGGCTCTGGCACCTGATTGACTGGATGGAACAGGCGTTCGCAACGGATCGAGCCACCTGGGAACGGCCGGAGGCCACCGACGGCCAGGCTGTGGTGCAGCCGGGCGCGGTACTGGTAGCCCGTGAGCAAATCCATCTGGCGTCTGGTGCAACGATTCGGGCCGGTGCGATTCTCAATGCCAGCGAGGGTCCGATCTACATAGGGCCAGGTGCGGTGGTCTCGGAAGGAGCGGTACTGGTAGGTCCAGTGGCTGTGGGTGAGCGAGCAGAAGTGCGGGTTGGGGCACGTCTGCGCAATTGTGTAGTAGGGCCATGGGTCAAGCTGGGTGGCGAAGTGCACACCAGCATTGTGCACAGCTATTCCAATAAGGCACATGATGGCTTTCTGGGGCACGCCTACATCGGCCGCTGGTGCAACTTGGGCGCTGGTACCACTTGCTCGAATTTGCGCAACGATTACGGCCCGGTGACGCTGTACAATGAGGCCCTGGGGACTTTTGAACCAACCGGTCGTCAGTTTCTGGGACTGTTCATGGGGGATCATACTAAAACCAGTATCGGCACCACCTTCAACACGGGCACCGTGGTGGGGGTCAGTTGCAATCTGTACGGCCCAGGCTTTCATGCCCGGTATGTGTCGTCGTTTTCCTGGGGATCGCCGGCCGGGGGCTATGTACCCTTTCGGCTGGAGAAAGCATTACAGGTGGCTGAGGCCGTTATGGCACGCCGCCAGCATATGCTCGACGACGCCGAACGGGCTGTGCTGACGGCCCTCTTCGAGCAGGTACACGCCCCTTCGTCGGAATAG
- a CDS encoding VWA domain-containing protein codes for MDRRGDITARIVAFAQALRRAGLVIGTDQVLDALRAVELVGVVQREDVRQALFSVFVRRQSEAVLFHQVFQLFWQGRMPLPEELAALLPRAPVSPTPPPGMARALEALRSDRSRPDSSAAEEQEVELVLTYSADEVLRHKDFAQMTAEEEAAVRAFLRTLRWPMPPRRTRRWQPGGRRGRPDLRRTLRQALRRQGEVLHLAMRLPRYKSRVLVALCDISGSMERYSRLLLHFLHAITGGLRRVESFVFGTRLTRITHQLRLRDVDVALAEVGRTVQDWSGGTRIGEALRAFNYRWLRRVLPASGVVLIISDGLDRGDPELLTREIARLQRSCYRLIWLNPLLRYAHYQPLTRGMRAALPYIDHFLPVHNLTSLEQLGQLLASLDAPRPGTVVAR; via the coding sequence ATGGATCGTCGGGGAGACATTACCGCGCGGATTGTGGCCTTTGCGCAGGCGTTACGCCGGGCCGGGCTGGTGATTGGCACCGATCAGGTGCTGGATGCGCTACGGGCTGTGGAGCTGGTGGGTGTGGTGCAGCGGGAGGATGTGCGGCAGGCCCTGTTCAGCGTATTTGTGCGGCGGCAGAGCGAGGCAGTGCTTTTCCATCAGGTGTTTCAGTTATTCTGGCAGGGGCGGATGCCACTGCCCGAAGAGCTGGCGGCGCTGCTGCCCCGCGCACCGGTGTCGCCTACCCCGCCGCCGGGTATGGCGCGGGCGCTGGAAGCACTGCGTTCGGATCGGTCACGCCCTGATTCCTCCGCGGCCGAAGAGCAGGAAGTGGAGCTGGTATTGACCTACAGCGCTGATGAGGTGCTGCGTCACAAAGACTTTGCGCAGATGACAGCCGAAGAGGAAGCCGCCGTGCGGGCCTTTTTGCGCACCTTACGTTGGCCGATGCCGCCACGGCGCACACGTCGCTGGCAGCCTGGAGGAAGGCGGGGACGTCCTGACCTGCGTCGTACTCTACGCCAGGCACTGCGCCGGCAGGGTGAAGTGTTGCATCTGGCCATGCGGTTGCCGCGCTATAAGTCCCGGGTGCTGGTAGCGCTCTGCGATATCAGTGGCTCCATGGAGCGCTACAGCCGACTGCTTCTGCACTTCCTGCATGCGATAACGGGTGGACTTCGGCGGGTTGAAAGTTTTGTCTTTGGTACACGTCTGACACGAATCACGCATCAGCTTCGCCTGCGCGATGTAGATGTGGCACTGGCCGAAGTGGGGCGCACGGTGCAGGACTGGTCGGGCGGTACGCGCATTGGCGAAGCATTACGCGCGTTCAATTATCGCTGGTTGCGGCGTGTGCTACCTGCCAGTGGCGTTGTGCTCATCATCAGCGATGGGTTGGACCGGGGGGATCCAGAACTGCTGACACGTGAAATCGCGCGGTTGCAACGCAGTTGCTATCGGCTGATCTGGCTTAATCCATTGTTGCGCTATGCGCACTATCAGCCGCTCACGCGCGGCATGCGGGCCGCGTTGCCTTACATTGATCATTTCCTGCCCGTGCATAATCTGACTTCGCTGGAGCAGCTCGGCCAGTTGTTGGCTTCTCTGGACGCACCAAGGCCTGGCACCGTTGTTGCCCGCTAA
- a CDS encoding MoxR family ATPase — MVIPQSIEAVQQALAAHDYVAERSLATTIFLALRMRRPLFLEGEPGVGKTEVAKVLARMLQVPLIRLQCYEGLDVHTAVYEWNYARQMLQIRLAEATGHVDRDRLLAEIFSPDFLIARPLLQVVQQSRDGQAPVLLIDELDRSDEEFEAFLLELLSDFQISIPELGTIRAEVPPVVVITSNRTREIHDALKRRCLYYWVEYPSFEKELAIVRRRVPGLAEQLARQVVAFVQALREEDLYKPPGVAETLDWAEALLALDHSELDAATVSETLGALLKYRDDLEIALRPEVQARLLEAARMGAG, encoded by the coding sequence GTGGTGATTCCTCAATCCATTGAGGCGGTGCAGCAGGCGCTGGCCGCACACGACTATGTGGCCGAGCGAAGCCTGGCTACAACGATTTTTCTGGCGCTTCGGATGCGACGGCCGCTTTTTCTGGAAGGCGAGCCCGGTGTTGGTAAGACCGAAGTTGCTAAAGTGCTTGCGCGCATGTTGCAGGTACCGCTTATCCGGTTGCAGTGCTACGAAGGGCTCGACGTACACACGGCCGTCTATGAGTGGAATTATGCCCGGCAAATGTTGCAGATCCGGTTGGCGGAAGCAACCGGCCATGTCGACCGTGATCGGCTGCTGGCTGAGATCTTTAGTCCGGACTTTTTGATTGCGCGGCCCCTGTTGCAGGTTGTGCAGCAGAGTCGTGACGGGCAGGCACCGGTGCTGTTGATTGACGAGCTGGACCGTAGCGACGAAGAATTTGAGGCCTTTTTGCTGGAGTTACTATCGGATTTTCAGATTTCGATTCCTGAGCTGGGCACCATTCGCGCCGAGGTGCCGCCAGTTGTTGTGATCACCTCGAACCGCACGCGTGAGATTCACGACGCGCTTAAACGGCGTTGTCTTTACTACTGGGTGGAATATCCGTCCTTTGAAAAAGAACTGGCCATTGTGCGGCGGCGCGTGCCTGGACTGGCCGAGCAGCTGGCTCGGCAGGTTGTTGCCTTTGTGCAGGCATTGCGTGAAGAAGATCTGTATAAGCCGCCTGGTGTGGCCGAAACGCTCGACTGGGCGGAAGCGCTGCTGGCGCTGGACCACAGCGAGCTGGATGCGGCAACGGTCTCGGAGACCCTCGGCGCGCTGCTCAAATACCGGGATGATCTGGAGATAGCGCTTCGGCCGGAGGTGCAGGCACGTCTGCTGGAGGCAGCACGAATGGGGGCAGGGTGA